Part of the Thermoleophilia bacterium genome is shown below.
CTTGCCGAGCCAGGCGACCAGCGGCGATGCCTTCTCCGACGGCTTCGAATAGATGTCGCCCAGCTTGACCATCTTTCGGCTCGAGTTCGGCACCTCGACTCCGACCGCCTGCTTGCCGGGAATCGGCGCGAGGATGCGGATGTCGGTCGAGGCCAGTGCGTACGCGAGGTCGTTCGAGAGCTCGGAGACCTTCTTGACCTTGGTCCCGGGCGCCAGCTGGAGCTCGAAGCGGGAGACGTGCGGTCCGGAGACGACACCGACGATCCGGGCTTCGACCCCGAAGTGGCCGAGGGTCTCGACCAGCTTGCGAGCCAGCTCCTTCTGTTCGACCAGGTCCGGGCCGGAATCTTTGGAACCCTTGTCGAGCACCTTGAGCGTCGGCTTGCGGTATTTGATCTCGGCCGCCGTGGTGGCGCCGCGCTTCTCGCCCATCGGCGTCAGCTCGAGCTGTTCGGCCTGGACCTTGGCCGCGCGCTCGGCCGGGGTCTCTCCGGCCCCTTCAAGCGCAAGCGCCTCCGAATTCTCCAATTCCACCTCGGGCACGTCGAACTCGTCTTCGAGGTCGGACAGTTCCTGGTCGAAGTCGTCGGTGAATGTCCCGGGACCGTCGTCATCGGTGCCGTCCCAGCCGCCGCCGGTTCCCCGCTCGGCAGTCTCCGGCTCGGCTTCGGCCGCGGCGGCACCGCCGGCACCGGCGAAGATCTCGATCGATTCGAGCTTCTCGGTCTTGTCGGAGATCGTCGGCTCGGCGCCCTCTTCGGCCCAGATGTCGATTTCGACCGGCGAAACGTCGCGCGGCAGCTCGATCTCGGCGGTCAGCGCCTCCGCTTCGGGATCGGACGCGAAGATCTCGTCATGGTCGGGCAAAAGCGGTTCGGTCAGTTCGTCTTCGGCATCGATCACCGCGGTGGCGTCGTCATCGGGACGGATGGCGGTGCGGGTGAGGACACGGGTGGCTCCGGCCGAAGCCGTGCCGGCCCTCTTGAACACCGAGCCGCTGCGGGAGAGAACCGCGGCGACGGTCGAGCCGGTGAGCAGCAGCAGACCGGCCAGCAAGGCGAAAACGGCGATCAGGTGGGCGCCGAACGGCTGCAACAGGGTCGCCAGGAGCCAGTAGGCCGATTCGCCGACGACGCCGCCGTGGTCGGGGAACCAGCCCGAGTCGAAGTACTGCATCGTGCCGGGCCGCGAGCCGCCCAGGCCGAGCGTTCCGGCGGCGAAGGCGAGCAGCAGCCCGCCCAGCAGGAAACCGGCCCCGGTCCGTATCGGGCGGGTCGACGGCAGCGAAGGCTTGAAGATCAGGATCGCCGCAAGGGCGAACAGGGCGACCGGAATGGCGTAGGCGACCAGGCCGATCAGATACTGGAGCCCTTCGCGGAGGCCGGAACCGAGCCGGCCTCCGTCCCAGCCGAAATAGAGCACGAAAACGAGGTAGATCCCGAGCAGCACGCAGCCGAGGCCGATCAGGTCGAGATGTCGCTGCTGGAGCGGCTCCTTCACCTTCTCGGTCTTCTTCGGATTCTTCTTGACGGCACTCTTGGCCGACCCGCGCTTTTTATTGCGACGGGTAGTACGAACGAACATGGTTTCTTTGTTCTACGAGCGAGGTCGGACCCCTTCCAAGAGGGGCTGCGAGTATCGGTCTGCCGAGAGTGGCGGGCAAAACTGGAATCAGGAGAACAATCCTGAAGTTTTTGCCCTCTCAAAGACTTCATAGTTCTGAAAAAGGCAGGGTTGCTCCCTTCGGGAAAACCCTGTGTAGAGAAGTGGGTTGCCTACCCGTGAGCGATACGTGGTTGGGCCCAGATTGATTCTTTACCGCGTTGTGGTCCCATATGCACTGAACGCGGCAAAGAACCATCCTTTCGAGGGCTGACCCGGCACCGCCCGCCAATGCGGTTAACCGAATCTTGCATCTTTAAGAAACGCCTACCTCAATCTTTATGATCTGCCCCATGGGAACCGAAGGCGATACCGGTGGGCGCATCCTTGTCATCGAGGACGATGCCGACATCGTCGATGTCCTTCGCCGGACTCTCCGGGCCGAGGGTTACGAGGTCCGCGCCGGCGGCGACGGTCCCGAAGGCCTCGAGGTCAGCCGGGAATTCATGCCGGATCTGGTCGTTCTGGACCTCGGCCTTCCCGGCATGGACGGCCTCGAGGTCTGCACGAAGCTCCGTGAGGACAGCGAAGTCCCGATTCTGATGCTGACCGCCCGCGCCGAGACCGCCGACCGGGTCACCGGACTCGACACCGGCGCCGACGACTACCTGGTCAAGCCCTTCGAGCGAACCGAGCTTCTGGCGCGGATCCGCGCGCTGCTCCGCCGCCACCCGCCGCGCGGCTCGGCACTGATCACGGTCGGCGACCTCCGCCTGAATCCCGACTCGCAGGAAGCCTTGCGCGGGGACCGCGAGATCGAACTGACCAAGCGCGAATTCGAACTGCTCGAATACCTGATGAGGAACCAGCGACTGGTGATCTCACGGGAACGTCTGCTGGAAGAGGTCTGGGGATACGACCCGCTGGATGAAACGAACACGATCGACGTTTTCATCTCCAACCTCCGCCGGAAACTGGAAGAGGACGGCGAGCCGCGCATCCTCCACACCAAGCGCGGGGCCGGCTACGTAATCAAGGCCTGATTGCTTTGATCTCGAGGCTGCGCCAATCCCGGAAGTGGCCATCGCGGTGGCCGATCCGCTGGAAACTCGCCGGAGTGTCTTCCGGACTCACCTTCATCATCCTGGTCGCCTTCGGCGTCGCGGTGGGACAGCTCACCTCATCCCAGGTCCGTGACAACTACGCGGCCGACACCGAGACCGCCGCCGACGACCTCGTGCGCGACATCCGGGACGTCGTGCGGCTGACCCCGGGCTACACCCCCTTTAGTGCGATCACACCGCTGCTCCAGAACGTAAATACACCGGCCGACGTGACCACCATCGCCACCGGCGACACCGTGCGCCTCAAGGACTCACCCAGCCTGGGGCCGGTGAGCAGCCAGAAGATCACCGAGGTCGGTGCCTACCAGGTGGCGACCGTGCCCTACGAGGACCCACCGGGCAGCGGCCAGACGATCGGTTACGTCCGCGTTGCCAGGCCGATCGACCGCCTCCAGACCTCGGTCAACCGGATCTGGATTTCCGTCCTTGCCGGGACCCTCGGTGCCACCCTGCTCGCGGCGCTGGCCGGCGTGGTGCTCTCACGCCGGGCGATGCGACCGATCTCCAACCTGACCACGGCCGCCGGGCAGATCGCACGGACCAGGGATCCCGGAGTCACCCTGAACAATCCGGTGACCAACGACGAAGTCGGCGAGCTGACCACGACCTTCAACGAGATGCTCCACGAGCTCGAACTTGCCCACACGGAACGCGAACAATCCCTGGCACGACAACGGGAGTTCGTGGCCGATGCGTCGCACGAGTTACGCACGCCGCTGACCAGCGTCCTGGCCAACCTCGAGCTGCTCGAGCTTTCTTTGACCGGTCAGGGCCGCGAGCTGGAGCTGGAGAGCGTTGAATCGGCGCTGCGTTCGTCGCAGCGCATGCGGCGCCTGGTCGCCGACCTTCAGATCCTGGCGCGGGCGGATTCGGGGCGCACCCAGTCCAAGTCACGGTGCGACCTTTCCGAAATCGCCGGGAACGCGGTCGAGGAAGTCACCCCGCTCTCCGAGAGCCACCGGATCGAGCTCGATGCGCCGGCCCCGGTGATCCTCGAAGGCACCCCCGACGACCTCCACCGCGTGATCCTCAACCTGGTCGACAATGCGGTGCGCCACACGCCGGAAGGCACGACGATCACGGTCGCCACGAACATCGACCATCAGAGCCACGAAGCCGTGCTCACCGTCGCCGACGACGGGCCCGGCGTGCCGGAAGATCTCTGGCCGCACATCTTCGATCGTTTCGTGCGCAATACGGACCCGGGAGACCGCGCCGCCACCAACGGGACCGGGCTCGGTCTCGCGATCGTCTTCGCCATCGCGAAGGGCCATCACGGAACGGCCAAAGTGGGCGATTCTCCCGACGGTGGAGCCAATTTCAGTGTCCGCCTGCCGCTCGCACCCGCAGCTGCCTAAGGAACCGTTAGCAAGGCTTTAGGGGCCTTTTAAGGGCCCTGCCTATCTTTCTAGACGGACGAGACACATGAACCCGCCGGGGATCTCCCCCAGACTGCCTCGGCGGGTTCGCTTTTGACTAAAACAACACAGAGCGTCGAGCCTCCCCTCCCCCTAGGCCCGGCGCTCTTGTTCGTGCACGGGACCTGTGCGGGCCTAGGGGGTGTGGTCGCATCGTGGACGGCGAGCGGGCACGGGGGCTGCCTGCGCGGCGCCTGGACTTCGTCGTTCGCTCGGAGCCTCGGGAACGCACCAAAGGGCGCCCCCTACAGCACCTTCGCTCGCTCCTCGCCAATCGCTCGCAGGCAGCCCCCGTGCTCCACTCTCAACATTAAGGCCGAGTCTTGGGTGCCCTCTAAGGCGACCCGGCGGAGCACTGGTTGCCTTATCGCTTTGCTCCCGTGCTTTGCACGGTTGGGCGTGCGGTGAACTTGCCTTGAACTGGGGCTTCTGGCTGACATGCACCGGCGTGTAGCCGGGCGATGTTGGCCAGAAAGTCCTGGGCCCGTTGGCTCAACCCGTGTTGGTGGCGTGGTCCGGGTTCCCCTGTCCAGGTGCCTCCCTGTTCGATCAACCTCCGGCGCAGCTTGACCGACTATCCGGTCCCGTCCGTTAACCCCGGCATCCTGGACAGGGGTGCCCGGTCCGCGCCCACGGTAGACCGACTAGCCGACCACCTCAGACCTCAATGACAACAGGGACAACCATCGGGCGCTTCTTCAGCTTCTTGTAGATCGACTTGGCCAGTTCGTCGTGGAGGTCTTCCTGGATCAGCTCGATGTCGCGGACCTTGGCTTTGGCCTTCTTTTCGAGGGCGTCCTCAACCAGGTCTTTCAGGTCGTCTGTGAACTCGACTTCGTTGTCAAGGGCTCCGACTCCACGGAGGATCACCTCGGGATCGGCGACTACGTCCCCGTTATCCGTGGCGATCGTTGAGATAACGATGACGATTCCGTCTCCGGAGATCGTGCGGCGGTCGCGGAGCGATGCGTCGTTTGGATCGGCGAGCTCGACGCCGTCGACGTAGATCACGCCCGACTCGACCTCTTCGCCGAAGGAAGCACCATCGGCTCCGATCTCCAGCGGCAGGCCGTTGCGGCCGCGGAAGATGTTCTCCGGCGGGACGCCGACCGACTCGGCCAGCTCAGCGTGGAGCCGGATGCGCTGGAAGTCGCCGTGGACCGGCATCACGTACTTGGGCTGGGTCAGGTTGAGCATCAGCTTGATCTCTTCGCGGAAGCCGTGTCCCGAAGCGTGGATGGGTGCCGACTTGGCAGTGACCACCGAAGCGCCGATCTCGTAGATCCGGTCGATCGTCTCGTTGACCGCGCGTTCGTTGCCGGGCACCGGCGAAGCCGAGAAGACGACCGTGTCGCCCGAATGGAGCTCCATGTCCCGGTGGTCGTTGTTGGCCATGCGGCGCAGCGCCGAGAACGGCTCGCCCTGGGAACCGGTCGACATCACGACGACCTTTTCATCGGGGAAGTCCTCGATGTCACGCGGCTGAATCAGGATGCCGGCCGGCGCATTGGCGATGCCGAGGTTCGAGGCGATGTTGAAGTTCTTGCGCATCGAGCGGCCGACCAGGGCCACCTTGCGGTCGAGCGCCACAGCGGCGTCGATCACCTGTTGGACGCGGTGGATGTTCGAGGCGAAGGAGGTGACGATGATGCGGCCCTTGCAGCGGGCGAACGTTTCCAGCAGAGCCGGGCCGACGCTGGATTCCGAGGGCGAGACCCCGGGGCGGTCGGCGTTGGTCGAATCGCCGCAGAGGACGAGCAGGCCGTCGCGGCCGAGCTCGGCCAGTCGGGACATGTCCGCGGGTCGGCCGTCCACGGGGGTCTGGTCGAACTTGTAGTCGCCGGTGAAGAAGACATTGCCGAGGTCGGTCGTGATGATTACGCCGCGCATGTCGGGGATCGAATGCGAGAGGTGGACCAGTTCGAGGCCGAACGGGCCGGCGTCGACCTTCTGGCCGGCCGGGAGTTCGGTCAGGGGCGCGCCGCCGAGCTTGTGCTCGTCGAGCTTCGAGCGGACCATGCCGATCGTCAGCATTCCGCCGTAGATGACCTTGGGGAAACCGATTTCCCGCAGCACGTAAGGCAGCGCACCGACGTGGTCCTCATGGCCGTGGGTCAGGACGATCGCTTCGATGTCGTCGGCACGATCGCGCAGATAATCGAAGTCGGGCAGGACGAGGTCGATTCCGAGCATCTCGGGGGTCGGGAACATCAGGCCCGTGTCGATCACCACGATCTTGCCGCGGTATTCGACGACGGTCATGTTCTTGCCGATCTCCCCCAGCCCGCCGAGCGGCAGGATCTTGATCTTGTCGCTCAAGAGGTGACTCCGGACAGGTTAATTCCAGCTTGTTCAATCAAAGTTCTAATTTCAGCTTTCTCTTCATCGGTCGCTTCGACCATCGGCAGGCGCATCGTGGCCGGACAGCAGCCGGCCATTTCAAGTGCGGCCTTGACCGGTATTGGATTTGTCGTGACGCCCATCGCTGCGTAGACGGGCTTAAGTGAGTTGTCAATCGCTTCGGCGCCTTCGATGTCGCCTGCCTGAAAAAGGTCCCAGACTTTGCGCATGCCGTCACCGGCGATGTGCGACGCGACCAGGATTCCGCCTGTGCCGCCGAGCTTGAGCGACTCCAGAAAGACGCCGTCGTTGCCGGCGAGCAACTGGAGGCCGGGAATCACCTTGAGCTCGCTGTCGTTGGCCTGTTTGACCGCGACGACGTTGTTGATCGTCGCGAGTTCGGCCAGGAGGTCGGACGGCATGTTTACCGCGGTCCGGGTGGGCACGTTGTAGAGCACCATCGGAAGATTCGGATCGGCCTTGGCGATCGCCTCGAAGTGGCCGATGATGCCGGCCCTGTTCGGAAGGTTGTAATACGGGGTCGCGATCAGGCTGGCGTGGGCTCCGGCCTGGGCGCCGGCCTTGGTCAGCTCGACCGAGTGGCGGGTGTCGTTGGATCCGCTGCCGAAGATGACGGTGGCTTCTTCGCCGATCTCGTCGAGCACCGCTTCGAGCAGGGCGAGCTTTTCGTCGTCTTCAAGGGTCGGTGACTCCCCGGTGGTGCCGGAAACCACGACTCCGTGAGATCCGTGCTCGACCAGGAGACGCGCGAGCTTGCGCGTCTCGGCCACGTCGACTTCGCCGTCGGCGTGGAAAACGGTGGCCATGGCCGTGATGACTCCTTGGATCTCACTCACGCGAGTCACCATATTCCATTACTGAACGGCAAATGCCGGTGCCCGACGCTCGGCCCAGGGATGGGCTTCTTCAAGCTGGGCGGATACACGAATGAGCATGTCTTCGCGCCAGATCGGCGCCGCAAGCTGGATTCCGATGGGCAGCCCGTCGTCGCTCATTTCGAGCGGCAGAGAGACCGCGGGCTGACCCGTTGCGTTGAAAATGCCCGTGAAGGTGGCGATCCGGCGGGCCTTGAGCATGGCGTCCATCGGGTTGTCGCCGTACTGGTCGTAGTGACCGAGCTTCGGAGGGACGGTACCCAGGGTGGGCGTGAGGATCAGGTCAATCCCGCTCGCGTAGTAGGCGGCGATCATGCGCGACAGGAGCTGGTGGGCTCCGATCGCGGCGAGGTACTGCGCCCCGCTCTCCCGGCGACCCCGCTCGATCAGCGCCCAGGTCAGGGGTTCGACGTCGTCGGGGGTCAGGTCGCGGCCGGCGATCGTCTCGACGATGCCGGCGGTCTGCGCCATTCCGGCGGCCCAGCGGGTGATGAAGGTTTCGTAGAGCTCGTCCGGGTTGTCGGGTGCCGGCAATTCGGCCACCGAGACGTTGTGGCCCAGGGCTTCGAGCTTGCCGGCCGCCGACTGCGCGGCTTCGATCACGGCGGGCTCGAGGGTGTCACCAGTCAGCGACTCGGTGAGCAGAGCGATGTTCAGCTTGCCAGGGTCGGCGCCGAGTTCCTCGGCGTACGGGCGTTCCGGTGCCGGGCAACCGTACGGATCGCCGGGCTCGGGGCCGTTCGCCCAGTCGAGCATGGTCGCCGTGTCACGAACCGATTTGCTCACCACAAGCTCCGAGACCAGCCCGGACATCGAGTCGCCGATCAGCGGCGCCTGTGAGACCCGCTGGCGGCTTGGCTTGAGGCCGACCAGGCCGCAGGAGCTGGCCGGGATGCGGATCGAGCCGCCGCCATCCGAGGCGTGGGCCATAGGGACGATGCCGGCAGCGACCGCTGCCGCCGAACCGCCGCTGGACCCGCCCGTGCTGCGGGTCGGGTCCCAGGGATTCTTCGACGCGCCGTGGGATTCCGGTTCGGTGGTCGACAGGATCCCGAACTCAGGGGTGTTCGCCCGCCCGATCGGGACGATGCCGGTGCTCTTGAACCTGGCCCCGAGCGAAGTGTCGAAAGGCACGGTAAAGCCCACTTCCTTCAGCAGGCGGTTGCCCATGTGAAACGGCTGGCCCGCAAGTCCGGCACCCAGGTCCTTGAATACGAAAGGAACTCCCGTAAAGGGCCCCTTGGGCAGTTCGGTCTCCGAGAGTTCGGCCGCTGTCTCGTAATCGGGATGGATGATCGCGTTGATCTCCGGATTGACCTCATTGGCTTTCGCTACGGCGATGTCGACCAGCTCCCTCGAGCTGACTTCACCGCTCGCGACCAGTTCGGCCTGGGCGGTTGCGTCAAGACTCCTGATTTCTTCACTCATGCGAGGAGTTTCTCCAATCCGACCGTGAACCGGTCTTCGAGATGGCCTACTTTTCGTACTGAGAGGACAACGCCCGGCATGAAAGACGAGCGGTCGATGCTGTCGTGGCGGATCGAGAGCGTCTGACCCTCGCCGCCGAACAAAACTTCCTGATGCGCAACAAGTCCCGGAAGCCTGATCGAGTGAATCGGCTGGTGGACGTTTCCTCCCGC
Proteins encoded:
- a CDS encoding DNA translocase FtsK, which codes for MFVRTTRRNKKRGSAKSAVKKNPKKTEKVKEPLQQRHLDLIGLGCVLLGIYLVFVLYFGWDGGRLGSGLREGLQYLIGLVAYAIPVALFALAAILIFKPSLPSTRPIRTGAGFLLGGLLLAFAAGTLGLGGSRPGTMQYFDSGWFPDHGGVVGESAYWLLATLLQPFGAHLIAVFALLAGLLLLTGSTVAAVLSRSGSVFKRAGTASAGATRVLTRTAIRPDDDATAVIDAEDELTEPLLPDHDEIFASDPEAEALTAEIELPRDVSPVEIDIWAEEGAEPTISDKTEKLESIEIFAGAGGAAAAEAEPETAERGTGGGWDGTDDDGPGTFTDDFDQELSDLEDEFDVPEVELENSEALALEGAGETPAERAAKVQAEQLELTPMGEKRGATTAAEIKYRKPTLKVLDKGSKDSGPDLVEQKELARKLVETLGHFGVEARIVGVVSGPHVSRFELQLAPGTKVKKVSELSNDLAYALASTDIRILAPIPGKQAVGVEVPNSSRKMVKLGDIYSKPSEKASPLVAWLGKGIDGKAVCTDLATMPHVLVAGTTGSGKSGCVNAILSSILMHSSPNEVRLVLVDPKQVELNHYESVPHLLTPVVTNPKLAANVLQNLIAEMETRYGLMKTVRARNIADYNKIQAAANEPKLPHILCVIDELADLMMVAPADVESSIIRLAQKSRATGIHLVLATQRPSTDIITGTIKVNIPSRIAFAVSSQTDSRVILDQGGAEALLGQGDMLFRGPGTSKLNRIQGAFVSEEEIARITDFWSEQGEPEFEQELLSEREPVKEGSADGDFDPDQDDLLDEAIQLVVDTETASVSMIQRRLRVGYTRAGRLVDMLERRGVISGYEGSKPRQVLITAADLPRVLGKGQAFGETGEEDAVTPDESAEPMLESSPPADA
- a CDS encoding HAMP domain-containing histidine kinase, yielding MSSGLTFIILVAFGVAVGQLTSSQVRDNYAADTETAADDLVRDIRDVVRLTPGYTPFSAITPLLQNVNTPADVTTIATGDTVRLKDSPSLGPVSSQKITEVGAYQVATVPYEDPPGSGQTIGYVRVARPIDRLQTSVNRIWISVLAGTLGATLLAALAGVVLSRRAMRPISNLTTAAGQIARTRDPGVTLNNPVTNDEVGELTTTFNEMLHELELAHTEREQSLARQREFVADASHELRTPLTSVLANLELLELSLTGQGRELELESVESALRSSQRMRRLVADLQILARADSGRTQSKSRCDLSEIAGNAVEEVTPLSESHRIELDAPAPVILEGTPDDLHRVILNLVDNAVRHTPEGTTITVATNIDHQSHEAVLTVADDGPGVPEDLWPHIFDRFVRNTDPGDRAATNGTGLGLAIVFAIAKGHHGTAKVGDSPDGGANFSVRLPLAPAAA
- a CDS encoding ribonuclease J: MTVVEYRGKIVVIDTGLMFPTPEMLGIDLVLPDFDYLRDRADDIEAIVLTHGHEDHVGALPYVLREIGFPKVIYGGMLTIGMVRSKLDEHKLGGAPLTELPAGQKVDAGPFGLELVHLSHSIPDMRGVIITTDLGNVFFTGDYKFDQTPVDGRPADMSRLAELGRDGLLVLCGDSTNADRPGVSPSESSVGPALLETFARCKGRIIVTSFASNIHRVQQVIDAAVALDRKVALVGRSMRKNFNIASNLGIANAPAGILIQPRDIEDFPDEKVVVMSTGSQGEPFSALRRMANNDHRDMELHSGDTVVFSASPVPGNERAVNETIDRIYEIGASVVTAKSAPIHASGHGFREEIKLMLNLTQPKYVMPVHGDFQRIRLHAELAESVGVPPENIFRGRNGLPLEIGADGASFGEEVESGVIYVDGVELADPNDASLRDRRTISGDGIVIVISTIATDNGDVVADPEVILRGVGALDNEVEFTDDLKDLVEDALEKKAKAKVRDIELIQEDLHDELAKSIYKKLKKRPMVVPVVIEV
- a CDS encoding response regulator transcription factor; translation: MGTEGDTGGRILVIEDDADIVDVLRRTLRAEGYEVRAGGDGPEGLEVSREFMPDLVVLDLGLPGMDGLEVCTKLREDSEVPILMLTARAETADRVTGLDTGADDYLVKPFERTELLARIRALLRRHPPRGSALITVGDLRLNPDSQEALRGDREIELTKREFELLEYLMRNQRLVISRERLLEEVWGYDPLDETNTIDVFISNLRRKLEEDGEPRILHTKRGAGYVIKA
- the dapA gene encoding 4-hydroxy-tetrahydrodipicolinate synthase, producing the protein MSEIQGVITAMATVFHADGEVDVAETRKLARLLVEHGSHGVVVSGTTGESPTLEDDEKLALLEAVLDEIGEEATVIFGSGSNDTRHSVELTKAGAQAGAHASLIATPYYNLPNRAGIIGHFEAIAKADPNLPMVLYNVPTRTAVNMPSDLLAELATINNVVAVKQANDSELKVIPGLQLLAGNDGVFLESLKLGGTGGILVASHIAGDGMRKVWDLFQAGDIEGAEAIDNSLKPVYAAMGVTTNPIPVKAALEMAGCCPATMRLPMVEATDEEKAEIRTLIEQAGINLSGVTS
- a CDS encoding amidase: MSEEIRSLDATAQAELVASGEVSSRELVDIAVAKANEVNPEINAIIHPDYETAAELSETELPKGPFTGVPFVFKDLGAGLAGQPFHMGNRLLKEVGFTVPFDTSLGARFKSTGIVPIGRANTPEFGILSTTEPESHGASKNPWDPTRSTGGSSGGSAAAVAAGIVPMAHASDGGGSIRIPASSCGLVGLKPSRQRVSQAPLIGDSMSGLVSELVVSKSVRDTATMLDWANGPEPGDPYGCPAPERPYAEELGADPGKLNIALLTESLTGDTLEPAVIEAAQSAAGKLEALGHNVSVAELPAPDNPDELYETFITRWAAGMAQTAGIVETIAGRDLTPDDVEPLTWALIERGRRESGAQYLAAIGAHQLLSRMIAAYYASGIDLILTPTLGTVPPKLGHYDQYGDNPMDAMLKARRIATFTGIFNATGQPAVSLPLEMSDDGLPIGIQLAAPIWREDMLIRVSAQLEEAHPWAERRAPAFAVQ